In Rhododendron vialii isolate Sample 1 chromosome 9a, ASM3025357v1, the following are encoded in one genomic region:
- the LOC131301732 gene encoding two-component response regulator ORR21 isoform X1 gives MDSLQYVPQSSTAEIEFPVGLRVLVVDDDVTCLKIMEQMLRRCMYRVTTCSQATVALNLLREKRGCFDVVLSDVHMPDMDGFKLLELVGLEMDLPVIMMSADGRTNLVMRGIRHGACDYLIKPVREEELKNIWQHVVRKKKNENKEYEHSGSLDDNDRHKRGSDDAEYASSVNEGAEGLLKIPKKRRDAKEEDDGEQENDDPAAAKKPRVVWSVELHQQFVSAVNQLGIDKAVPKRILELMNVPGLTRENVASHLQKFRLYLKRLSGVAQQQVGIPNSCCGPLEQNGNHSSLGGFDIQALAASGHIPPQTLAALHAELLGRPTGTLVSPGMDQRLLQASFKGPAGISIDQGVAYGQPLIRCPSNISKQVPQSIIAAEHVNTAHGGWPPNGPGNVGPLTNLGGLGAQSGNILMGMLQQQQKQTLQSEPSRSINVQPSCLVVPSQPSASFQAGKNPASMNQNCSFSRSPAINYSLVSPQSNNISFGAGQVLDGNLKTPSVLNGYSGAGSISPSMLSCSINADNIPNRQLQNSTLASTAAGQLPGFARNVSDTQGSYGFNSGQVLDQGPLRNLGFVGKGNSIPSRFAVDEAESPMGILDYGKFQGGSNGNKVKQEPSMDFVENGKVCIPIIQNFSPNDLMSVFSE, from the exons ATGGATTCCCTGCAGTACGTACCACAGTCGAGCACGGCCGAAATCGAGTTTCCCGTGGGCTTGAGAGTTCTCGTCGTGGACGACGACGTTACATGCCTGAAGATTATGGAGCAAATGCTTCGGAGGTGCATGTACCGCG TTACAACTTGCTCTCAGGCCACTGTTGCCTTGAACTTGTTACGGGAGAAGAGAGGTTGTTTTGATGTGGTACTTAGTGATGTTCATATGCCTGATATGGATGGTTTTAAGCTCCTTGAACTTGTTGGGTTGGAGATGGACCTTCCTGTCATTA TGATGTCAGCTGATGGAAGAACCAATTTAGTTATGAGGGGAATCAGACATGGGGCTTGTGATTATTTAATTAAGCCTGTACGTGAAGAAGAGTTGAAGAATATATGGCAGCATGTtgtcaggaaaaagaagaatgaaaatAAAGAATATGAGCATTCGGGTAGTTTGGATGATAACGATCGGCATAAACGAGGAAGTGATGATGCTGAATATGCTTCATCTGTTAATGAAGGGGCCGAAGGAttattaaaaataccaaaaaagagGAGGGATGctaaagaagaagatgatggtgAACAGGAAAATGATGATCCAGCCGCAGCAAAGAAGCCACGGGTAGTGTGGTCGGTGGAGCTGCATCAACAATTTGTTAGTGCTGTGAACCAACTCGGGATTGATA AAGCTGTACCAAAGAGAATTCTGGAATTGATGAATGTTCCTGGTTTAACTAGAGAAAATGTTGCAAGCCATTTGCAG AAGTTCAGACTATATTTGAAGAGGTTAAGTGGAGTAGCGCAACAGCAAGTTGGGATTCCCAATTCGTGTTGTGGGCCTCTAGAACAGAATGGAAACCACAGTTCCCTAGGAGGATTTGATATTCAGGCTTTGGCTGCTTCTGGTCATATTCCTCCACAAACATTGGCAGCTCTGCATGCTGAGCTTCTAGGTCGACCAACTGGGACCCTAGTCTCCCCTGGAATGGACCAGCGACTACTACAGGCATCCTTTAAGGGACCTGCAGGAATTTCTATCGACCAGGGTGTGGCGTACGGTCAGCCTCTGATTAGATGTCCATCCAACATTTCTAAACAAGTTCCACAAAGCATCATAGCTGCTGAGCATGTTAATACAGCACATGGCGGATGGCCACCTAATGGCCCTGGTAATGTGGGACCCCTCACCAATCTTGGTGGTTTGGGTGCTCAAAGCGGTAATATCTTAATGGGTATGttacagcagcagcagaaacaGACCTTACAATCAGAACCCAGCCGTTCAATTAATGTGCAGCCTTCTTGTCTGGTGGTTCCCTCTCAACCATCAGCAAGTTTTCAAGCAGGAAAGAACCCTGCTTCAATGAATCAGAACTGTAGCTTTAGTAGAAGTCCTGCGATCAATTACAGTCTTGTTTCTCCTCAGTCAAATAATATCTCATTTGGTGCTGGACAAGTATTGGATGGAAATCTGAAAACACCAAGTGTGCTGAATGGGTACTCAGGTGCTGGTTCCATTTCTCCTTCCATGTTATCTTGCTCAATAAATGCTGATAATATTCCTAATAGGCAACTTCAGAACTCAACATTAGCATCTACTGCTGCCGGGCAATTGCCAGGGTTTGCTCGTAATGTGTCTGATACCCAAGGTTCTTATGGCTTCAATTCAGGTCAAGTGCTTGATCAGGGCCCACTGAGAAATCTTGGATTTGTTGGTAAAGGCAATTCCATTCCGAGCAGGTTTGCAGTGGATGAAGCTGAATCACCAATGGGCATCCTGGACTATGGAAAGTTCCAAGGGGGGAGTAATGGGAACAAAGTGAAGCAGGAGCCAAGTATGGATTTCGTTGAAAATGGGAAAGTTTGCATCCCCATCATACAAAATTTTTCACCAAACGATCTCATGAGTGTTTTCTCAGAATAG
- the LOC131301732 gene encoding two-component response regulator ORR21 isoform X4: protein MDSLQYVPQSSTAEIEFPVGLRVLVVDDDVTCLKIMEQMLRRCMYRVTTCSQATVALNLLREKRGCFDVVLSDVHMPDMDGFKLLELVGLEMDLPVIMMSADGRTNLVMRGIRHGACDYLIKPVREEELKNIWQHVVRKKKNENKEYEHSGSLDDNDRHKRGSDDAEYASSVNEGAEGLLKIPKKRRDAKEEDDGEQENDDPAAAKKPRVVWSVELHQQFVSAVNQLGIDTVPKRILELMNVPGLTRENVASHLQKFRLYLKRLSGVAQQQVGIPNSCCGPLEQNGNHSSLGGFDIQALAASGHIPPQTLAALHAELLGRPTGTLVSPGMDQRLLQASFKGPAGISIDQGVAYGQPLIRCPSNISKQVPQSIIAAEHVNTAHGGWPPNGPGNVGPLTNLGGLGAQSGNILMGMLQQQQKQTLQSEPSRSINVQPSCLVVPSQPSASFQAGKNPASMNQNCSFSRSPAINYSLVSPQSNNISFGAGQVLDGNLKTPSVLNGYSGQVLDQGPLRNLGFVGKGNSIPSRFAVDEAESPMGILDYGKFQGGSNGNKVKQEPSMDFVENGKVCIPIIQNFSPNDLMSVFSE, encoded by the exons ATGGATTCCCTGCAGTACGTACCACAGTCGAGCACGGCCGAAATCGAGTTTCCCGTGGGCTTGAGAGTTCTCGTCGTGGACGACGACGTTACATGCCTGAAGATTATGGAGCAAATGCTTCGGAGGTGCATGTACCGCG TTACAACTTGCTCTCAGGCCACTGTTGCCTTGAACTTGTTACGGGAGAAGAGAGGTTGTTTTGATGTGGTACTTAGTGATGTTCATATGCCTGATATGGATGGTTTTAAGCTCCTTGAACTTGTTGGGTTGGAGATGGACCTTCCTGTCATTA TGATGTCAGCTGATGGAAGAACCAATTTAGTTATGAGGGGAATCAGACATGGGGCTTGTGATTATTTAATTAAGCCTGTACGTGAAGAAGAGTTGAAGAATATATGGCAGCATGTtgtcaggaaaaagaagaatgaaaatAAAGAATATGAGCATTCGGGTAGTTTGGATGATAACGATCGGCATAAACGAGGAAGTGATGATGCTGAATATGCTTCATCTGTTAATGAAGGGGCCGAAGGAttattaaaaataccaaaaaagagGAGGGATGctaaagaagaagatgatggtgAACAGGAAAATGATGATCCAGCCGCAGCAAAGAAGCCACGGGTAGTGTGGTCGGTGGAGCTGCATCAACAATTTGTTAGTGCTGTGAACCAACTCGGGATTGATA CTGTACCAAAGAGAATTCTGGAATTGATGAATGTTCCTGGTTTAACTAGAGAAAATGTTGCAAGCCATTTGCAG AAGTTCAGACTATATTTGAAGAGGTTAAGTGGAGTAGCGCAACAGCAAGTTGGGATTCCCAATTCGTGTTGTGGGCCTCTAGAACAGAATGGAAACCACAGTTCCCTAGGAGGATTTGATATTCAGGCTTTGGCTGCTTCTGGTCATATTCCTCCACAAACATTGGCAGCTCTGCATGCTGAGCTTCTAGGTCGACCAACTGGGACCCTAGTCTCCCCTGGAATGGACCAGCGACTACTACAGGCATCCTTTAAGGGACCTGCAGGAATTTCTATCGACCAGGGTGTGGCGTACGGTCAGCCTCTGATTAGATGTCCATCCAACATTTCTAAACAAGTTCCACAAAGCATCATAGCTGCTGAGCATGTTAATACAGCACATGGCGGATGGCCACCTAATGGCCCTGGTAATGTGGGACCCCTCACCAATCTTGGTGGTTTGGGTGCTCAAAGCGGTAATATCTTAATGGGTATGttacagcagcagcagaaacaGACCTTACAATCAGAACCCAGCCGTTCAATTAATGTGCAGCCTTCTTGTCTGGTGGTTCCCTCTCAACCATCAGCAAGTTTTCAAGCAGGAAAGAACCCTGCTTCAATGAATCAGAACTGTAGCTTTAGTAGAAGTCCTGCGATCAATTACAGTCTTGTTTCTCCTCAGTCAAATAATATCTCATTTGGTGCTGGACAAGTATTGGATGGAAATCTGAAAACACCAAGTGTGCTGAATGGGTACTCAG GTCAAGTGCTTGATCAGGGCCCACTGAGAAATCTTGGATTTGTTGGTAAAGGCAATTCCATTCCGAGCAGGTTTGCAGTGGATGAAGCTGAATCACCAATGGGCATCCTGGACTATGGAAAGTTCCAAGGGGGGAGTAATGGGAACAAAGTGAAGCAGGAGCCAAGTATGGATTTCGTTGAAAATGGGAAAGTTTGCATCCCCATCATACAAAATTTTTCACCAAACGATCTCATGAGTGTTTTCTCAGAATAG
- the LOC131301732 gene encoding two-component response regulator ORR21 isoform X2, producing MDSLQYVPQSSTAEIEFPVGLRVLVVDDDVTCLKIMEQMLRRCMYRVTTCSQATVALNLLREKRGCFDVVLSDVHMPDMDGFKLLELVGLEMDLPVIMMSADGRTNLVMRGIRHGACDYLIKPVREEELKNIWQHVVRKKKNENKEYEHSGSLDDNDRHKRGSDDAEYASSVNEGAEGLLKIPKKRRDAKEEDDGEQENDDPAAAKKPRVVWSVELHQQFVSAVNQLGIDTVPKRILELMNVPGLTRENVASHLQKFRLYLKRLSGVAQQQVGIPNSCCGPLEQNGNHSSLGGFDIQALAASGHIPPQTLAALHAELLGRPTGTLVSPGMDQRLLQASFKGPAGISIDQGVAYGQPLIRCPSNISKQVPQSIIAAEHVNTAHGGWPPNGPGNVGPLTNLGGLGAQSGNILMGMLQQQQKQTLQSEPSRSINVQPSCLVVPSQPSASFQAGKNPASMNQNCSFSRSPAINYSLVSPQSNNISFGAGQVLDGNLKTPSVLNGYSGAGSISPSMLSCSINADNIPNRQLQNSTLASTAAGQLPGFARNVSDTQGSYGFNSGQVLDQGPLRNLGFVGKGNSIPSRFAVDEAESPMGILDYGKFQGGSNGNKVKQEPSMDFVENGKVCIPIIQNFSPNDLMSVFSE from the exons ATGGATTCCCTGCAGTACGTACCACAGTCGAGCACGGCCGAAATCGAGTTTCCCGTGGGCTTGAGAGTTCTCGTCGTGGACGACGACGTTACATGCCTGAAGATTATGGAGCAAATGCTTCGGAGGTGCATGTACCGCG TTACAACTTGCTCTCAGGCCACTGTTGCCTTGAACTTGTTACGGGAGAAGAGAGGTTGTTTTGATGTGGTACTTAGTGATGTTCATATGCCTGATATGGATGGTTTTAAGCTCCTTGAACTTGTTGGGTTGGAGATGGACCTTCCTGTCATTA TGATGTCAGCTGATGGAAGAACCAATTTAGTTATGAGGGGAATCAGACATGGGGCTTGTGATTATTTAATTAAGCCTGTACGTGAAGAAGAGTTGAAGAATATATGGCAGCATGTtgtcaggaaaaagaagaatgaaaatAAAGAATATGAGCATTCGGGTAGTTTGGATGATAACGATCGGCATAAACGAGGAAGTGATGATGCTGAATATGCTTCATCTGTTAATGAAGGGGCCGAAGGAttattaaaaataccaaaaaagagGAGGGATGctaaagaagaagatgatggtgAACAGGAAAATGATGATCCAGCCGCAGCAAAGAAGCCACGGGTAGTGTGGTCGGTGGAGCTGCATCAACAATTTGTTAGTGCTGTGAACCAACTCGGGATTGATA CTGTACCAAAGAGAATTCTGGAATTGATGAATGTTCCTGGTTTAACTAGAGAAAATGTTGCAAGCCATTTGCAG AAGTTCAGACTATATTTGAAGAGGTTAAGTGGAGTAGCGCAACAGCAAGTTGGGATTCCCAATTCGTGTTGTGGGCCTCTAGAACAGAATGGAAACCACAGTTCCCTAGGAGGATTTGATATTCAGGCTTTGGCTGCTTCTGGTCATATTCCTCCACAAACATTGGCAGCTCTGCATGCTGAGCTTCTAGGTCGACCAACTGGGACCCTAGTCTCCCCTGGAATGGACCAGCGACTACTACAGGCATCCTTTAAGGGACCTGCAGGAATTTCTATCGACCAGGGTGTGGCGTACGGTCAGCCTCTGATTAGATGTCCATCCAACATTTCTAAACAAGTTCCACAAAGCATCATAGCTGCTGAGCATGTTAATACAGCACATGGCGGATGGCCACCTAATGGCCCTGGTAATGTGGGACCCCTCACCAATCTTGGTGGTTTGGGTGCTCAAAGCGGTAATATCTTAATGGGTATGttacagcagcagcagaaacaGACCTTACAATCAGAACCCAGCCGTTCAATTAATGTGCAGCCTTCTTGTCTGGTGGTTCCCTCTCAACCATCAGCAAGTTTTCAAGCAGGAAAGAACCCTGCTTCAATGAATCAGAACTGTAGCTTTAGTAGAAGTCCTGCGATCAATTACAGTCTTGTTTCTCCTCAGTCAAATAATATCTCATTTGGTGCTGGACAAGTATTGGATGGAAATCTGAAAACACCAAGTGTGCTGAATGGGTACTCAGGTGCTGGTTCCATTTCTCCTTCCATGTTATCTTGCTCAATAAATGCTGATAATATTCCTAATAGGCAACTTCAGAACTCAACATTAGCATCTACTGCTGCCGGGCAATTGCCAGGGTTTGCTCGTAATGTGTCTGATACCCAAGGTTCTTATGGCTTCAATTCAGGTCAAGTGCTTGATCAGGGCCCACTGAGAAATCTTGGATTTGTTGGTAAAGGCAATTCCATTCCGAGCAGGTTTGCAGTGGATGAAGCTGAATCACCAATGGGCATCCTGGACTATGGAAAGTTCCAAGGGGGGAGTAATGGGAACAAAGTGAAGCAGGAGCCAAGTATGGATTTCGTTGAAAATGGGAAAGTTTGCATCCCCATCATACAAAATTTTTCACCAAACGATCTCATGAGTGTTTTCTCAGAATAG
- the LOC131301732 gene encoding two-component response regulator ORR21 isoform X3, producing MDSLQYVPQSSTAEIEFPVGLRVLVVDDDVTCLKIMEQMLRRCMYRVTTCSQATVALNLLREKRGCFDVVLSDVHMPDMDGFKLLELVGLEMDLPVIMMSADGRTNLVMRGIRHGACDYLIKPVREEELKNIWQHVVRKKKNENKEYEHSGSLDDNDRHKRGSDDAEYASSVNEGAEGLLKIPKKRRDAKEEDDGEQENDDPAAAKKPRVVWSVELHQQFVSAVNQLGIDKAVPKRILELMNVPGLTRENVASHLQKFRLYLKRLSGVAQQQVGIPNSCCGPLEQNGNHSSLGGFDIQALAASGHIPPQTLAALHAELLGRPTGTLVSPGMDQRLLQASFKGPAGISIDQGVAYGQPLIRCPSNISKQVPQSIIAAEHVNTAHGGWPPNGPGNVGPLTNLGGLGAQSGNILMGMLQQQQKQTLQSEPSRSINVQPSCLVVPSQPSASFQAGKNPASMNQNCSFSRSPAINYSLVSPQSNNISFGAGQVLDGNLKTPSVLNGYSGQVLDQGPLRNLGFVGKGNSIPSRFAVDEAESPMGILDYGKFQGGSNGNKVKQEPSMDFVENGKVCIPIIQNFSPNDLMSVFSE from the exons ATGGATTCCCTGCAGTACGTACCACAGTCGAGCACGGCCGAAATCGAGTTTCCCGTGGGCTTGAGAGTTCTCGTCGTGGACGACGACGTTACATGCCTGAAGATTATGGAGCAAATGCTTCGGAGGTGCATGTACCGCG TTACAACTTGCTCTCAGGCCACTGTTGCCTTGAACTTGTTACGGGAGAAGAGAGGTTGTTTTGATGTGGTACTTAGTGATGTTCATATGCCTGATATGGATGGTTTTAAGCTCCTTGAACTTGTTGGGTTGGAGATGGACCTTCCTGTCATTA TGATGTCAGCTGATGGAAGAACCAATTTAGTTATGAGGGGAATCAGACATGGGGCTTGTGATTATTTAATTAAGCCTGTACGTGAAGAAGAGTTGAAGAATATATGGCAGCATGTtgtcaggaaaaagaagaatgaaaatAAAGAATATGAGCATTCGGGTAGTTTGGATGATAACGATCGGCATAAACGAGGAAGTGATGATGCTGAATATGCTTCATCTGTTAATGAAGGGGCCGAAGGAttattaaaaataccaaaaaagagGAGGGATGctaaagaagaagatgatggtgAACAGGAAAATGATGATCCAGCCGCAGCAAAGAAGCCACGGGTAGTGTGGTCGGTGGAGCTGCATCAACAATTTGTTAGTGCTGTGAACCAACTCGGGATTGATA AAGCTGTACCAAAGAGAATTCTGGAATTGATGAATGTTCCTGGTTTAACTAGAGAAAATGTTGCAAGCCATTTGCAG AAGTTCAGACTATATTTGAAGAGGTTAAGTGGAGTAGCGCAACAGCAAGTTGGGATTCCCAATTCGTGTTGTGGGCCTCTAGAACAGAATGGAAACCACAGTTCCCTAGGAGGATTTGATATTCAGGCTTTGGCTGCTTCTGGTCATATTCCTCCACAAACATTGGCAGCTCTGCATGCTGAGCTTCTAGGTCGACCAACTGGGACCCTAGTCTCCCCTGGAATGGACCAGCGACTACTACAGGCATCCTTTAAGGGACCTGCAGGAATTTCTATCGACCAGGGTGTGGCGTACGGTCAGCCTCTGATTAGATGTCCATCCAACATTTCTAAACAAGTTCCACAAAGCATCATAGCTGCTGAGCATGTTAATACAGCACATGGCGGATGGCCACCTAATGGCCCTGGTAATGTGGGACCCCTCACCAATCTTGGTGGTTTGGGTGCTCAAAGCGGTAATATCTTAATGGGTATGttacagcagcagcagaaacaGACCTTACAATCAGAACCCAGCCGTTCAATTAATGTGCAGCCTTCTTGTCTGGTGGTTCCCTCTCAACCATCAGCAAGTTTTCAAGCAGGAAAGAACCCTGCTTCAATGAATCAGAACTGTAGCTTTAGTAGAAGTCCTGCGATCAATTACAGTCTTGTTTCTCCTCAGTCAAATAATATCTCATTTGGTGCTGGACAAGTATTGGATGGAAATCTGAAAACACCAAGTGTGCTGAATGGGTACTCAG GTCAAGTGCTTGATCAGGGCCCACTGAGAAATCTTGGATTTGTTGGTAAAGGCAATTCCATTCCGAGCAGGTTTGCAGTGGATGAAGCTGAATCACCAATGGGCATCCTGGACTATGGAAAGTTCCAAGGGGGGAGTAATGGGAACAAAGTGAAGCAGGAGCCAAGTATGGATTTCGTTGAAAATGGGAAAGTTTGCATCCCCATCATACAAAATTTTTCACCAAACGATCTCATGAGTGTTTTCTCAGAATAG
- the LOC131300448 gene encoding adagio protein 3, translating to MRMEREKEENGFRSAGKRLKCARGKEREEEEAEEEEEEERESELPLKPGNFFYPMIPSAFVVSDSLEPDFPIIYVNKVFEIATGYRADEVLGRNCRFLQYRDPRARRRHPLVDPVVVSEIRRCLEEGIEFQGELLNFRKDGTPLVNRLRLAPIRDDDGIVTHVIGIQVFSEAKIDMNSVSYPVFKESCHQKLDQFGNYFPKSGQLEYSQFSEICGILQLSDEVLAHNILSRLTPRDVASIGSACTRIRQLTKNEHVRKMVCQNAWGREVTGALELMTKKLGWGRLARELTTLEAVCWRKLTVGGAVEPSRCNFSACAAGNRLVLFGGEGVNMQPMDDTFVLNLDSKNPEWRRVSVESSPPGRWGHTLSCLNGSWLVVFGGCGRQGLLNDVFVLDLDAKQPTWKEVSGGTPPLPRSWHSSCTIEGSKLVVSGGCTDAGVLLSDTFLLDLMTEKPMWREIPTPWAPSSRLGHSLSVYGRTKVLMFGGLAKSGHLRLRSGEAYTIDLEDEKPQWKQLECGAFTGLGGQNAVVPPPRLDHVAVSMPCGRVIIFGGSIAGLHSPSQLFLLDPAEEKPSWRILNVPGQPPKFAWGHSTCVVGGTRVLVLGGHNGEEWVLNELHELCLASRQDLDP from the exons ATgaggatggagagagagaaagaggaaaatggaTTTAGGAGCGCCGGGAAGAGACTGAAATGCGCCCGGGgcaaagaaagagaggaagaagaagcagaagaagaggaggaggaggagagagaaagtgagctCCCATTGAAGCCGGGCAATTTCTTCTACCCTATGATTCCATCGGCTTTCGTCGTCTCAGACTCTTTGGAGCCCGATTTCCCCATCATATACGTCAACAAGGTCTTCGAAATCGCCACCGGATACCGCGCCGATGAAGTCCTAGGTCGAAACTG CCGTTTCTTGCAATACAGAGACCCTCGTGCCCGAAGACGTCACCCTCTGGTGGATCCAGTTGTCGTATCTGAGATTAGAAGATGCCTTGAGGAAGGCATCGAATTCCAAGGCGAGCTTCTCAACTTCAGAAAAGATGGTACTCCACTTGTAAACAGGCTAAGACTTGCTCCAATACGCGATGACGATGGAATAGTCACCCATGTAATAGGCATTCAAGTCTTTTCTGAGGCGAAAATAGACATGAACAGCGTATCCTATCCTGTTTTCAAAGAAAGTTGCCATCAGAAACTCGATCAATTTGGTAATTACTTTCCAAAGAGTGGCCAATTAGAATACAGCCAATTCTCAGAAATATGTGGGATTCTTCAGCTCTCTGATGAGGTCCTGGCTCACAACATATTGTCACGATTGACACCTAGGGATGTCGCATCCATTGGTTCCGCGTGCACAAGGATTCGTCAGTTGACAAAGAATGAGCATGTGAGGAAGATGGTTTGTCAAAATGCTTGGGGAAGAGAAGTCACGGGAGCATTGGAACTCATGACTAAGAAACTAGGGTGGGGCCGCCTGGCTAGGGAACTAACCACTCTTGAGGCTGTTTGTTGGAGGAAGCTTACAGTTGGAGGCGCTGTCGAGCCCTCACGATGCAATTTCAGCGCGTGTGCAGCGGGGAATCGGCTCGTATTGTTTGGTGGCGAAGGAGTAAACATGCAACCGATGGACGACACGTTTGTTCTCAATCTCGATTCTAAGAATCCAGAGTGGCGTCGTGTGAGTGTAGAATCATCCCCACCAGGGCGGTGGGGCCACACGCTTTCTTGCCTGAATGGTTCCTGGTTGGTGGTATTTGGCGGCTGTGGGAGACAGGGTTTGCTCAACGATGTTTTCGTCCTTGACTTAGATGCCAAGCAACCCACCTGGAAGGAAGTTTCCGGGGGAACTCCTCCTCTCCCTAGATCTTGGCATAGCTCTTGCACCATAGAAGGCTCCAAGTTAGTTGTGTCCGGCGGATGCACTGACGCTGGTGTACTTCTGAGCGATACATTTCTGTTAGATCTCATGACAGAAAAACCAATGTGGAGAGAAATTCCCACTCCATGGGCCCCTTCCTCTAGATTGGGGCACTCACTATCTGTTTATGGGAGGACAAAGGTTCTTATGTTTGGTGGGCTTGCAAAAAGTGGGCACTTGAGATTACGATCGGGTGAGGCATACACTATTGATTTAGAGGATGAAAAGCCACAATGGAAGCAACTGGAATGTGGTGCATTCACAGGCTTAGGTGGTCAAAATGCTGTGGTCCCTCCTCCTAGACTTGATCACGTTGCAGTGAGCATGCCTTGTGGGAGGGTTATTATCTTTGGGGGTTCTATTGCCGGGCTCCACTCTCCTTCACAGCTTTTCTTGTTGGATCCTGCCGAGGAGAAACCTTCTTGGAGGATTCTTAATGTTCCTGGGCAACCTCCAAAGTTTGCTTGGGGTCATAGCACCTGTGTTGTTGGAGGAACTAGGGTTTTGGTTCTTGGGGGCCATAATGGCGAGGAATGGGTTCTGAATGAACTGCACGAGCTGTGTTTGGCGAGCAGACAAGATTTAGATCCGTGA